The genomic stretch TGACAGTACGTCAGCACCAGAGTCAGATATGAAAGGTGCATTTGAATTGTTTTTCAAGTTGCTTGATGAATTTTTAGGGATATAAACTAATAATTAATATAAGCTTGGTATTGTTAGTTAGGAATGTAAAGCTAAAAATTTACATTTTGCAGTTGATTTATGGAAGCATTATGGTATACTATTTTAAATACATTGACGGAGACAGTAAGTTTATTTTGAAATTAACAGTGAATCGGAGATAGTGTGAACCCGATATAAGTAGAAATATACAGAACATCCCTCCTGAGTATCATATCGAAAGGAAACGAGTAGAGTATGACGGTTCCCTGCTGTGAATAAGGGCGCATATGCTTGTATGGCGAAATGGGTGGTAAGAGTCTGAAGTACAGACCGTAACGAGAGTATTGATTCTCGTCCCGATGCGAATAAGATTCGTTTTTGGGACGAGTTTTTTATTTGTCCCAGTGCATGGGAGGTGATCAGGCTATGGGAGTAGCCAATATGATTAATGATGACATTTGAGATATTACAATTATATATTTGGAGAGGAAATGTTATCAATGGAAAAAGAGATAAATGAAAGAAAGATAAAGGAAGAAAAGATAAAGGAAGAAAAGATAAAGGAAGAAAAGAAGTATGTATTAAAAAAGGAACTTCCCATATTGGAATACGATCCTAATCCAATCGCTAAAATTGACCCATTCAAATTGACGCTCAAAACGGATGTTTCAGAATACTGTGTAATAACTTTTTTTGGCGATATAATCGATGAAATGCTACAGTCGAACAGGTTAAAGCAAGTTGCAACATTCTACACCGCTACGGTTAATTTACCTATATATGAAACGAGATGTAATGGGAAGTCCATTGCAATTGTTCAGGGATTCTTAGGTGCTGCAGGCTCTGCTGCTTTATTGGAAGAACTTATTGCAATGGGATTTAAAAAGTTTATAGTTTGTGGTGCTGCCGGAGTCTTACAAAAAGGTATTCAGGTAGGTCATTTAATTGTACCTTATTCAGCAGTTCGAGATGAGGGGGTTTCCTATCATTATGTAGAGCCTGCGAGAGAAATAGAATGCAATGAACATGCAATAAGCACTATTGAGAAAATATTTAACAATGAAAACATCCCTTATATTAAGGCAAAGACATGGACTACTGATGCATTTTACAGAGAAACCGAAGATAAAATTGCACTTCGAGTTTCGGAAGGGTGTGTTTCAGTAGAGATGGAAGCTGCTGCATTTTTTGCGGTATCAAGATTCCGTAACGTAGTCTTAGGACAAATTTTATTTGGCGGTGACGATTTAAGTGGTGTTGAATGGGATTCGCGTCAATGGACTAGCAGAGATGAAATAAAGAGAGGGCTGGTTGAATTATCTTTAAAGACATGCATGGAACTGTAAAGGTTATTTGTATTATAAGCGTAATTGTGGCACAATAAATGCGAATATACAAAGTTAATGATAGATCGATTTATTCTGAAATGATAAAACAGACTAGCTTTGATATGCTTCCCTCTAAGTAGACAAGTGAAATAATAAAAAACTTGTTACTTAGGAGGAAGCATATTTTTATGGGAAGAAAAGCTAAGTTTTCTTTCGAAATAAAGATAAATATTGTTCAAAGATATTTATCAGGTAAGACCTCTGCTAATCATGAAGCGCAGTTATTAGGTATCAGCGGGACACGCATTTTGGAGTGGATTTCTTTATATCAATCTTTGGGAGAAGAAGGTCTTATTACTACTTCCCAGAATACCGCTTATTC from Anaerocolumna sp. AGMB13020 encodes the following:
- a CDS encoding nucleoside phosphorylase, which produces MEKEINERKIKEEKIKEEKIKEEKKYVLKKELPILEYDPNPIAKIDPFKLTLKTDVSEYCVITFFGDIIDEMLQSNRLKQVATFYTATVNLPIYETRCNGKSIAIVQGFLGAAGSAALLEELIAMGFKKFIVCGAAGVLQKGIQVGHLIVPYSAVRDEGVSYHYVEPAREIECNEHAISTIEKIFNNENIPYIKAKTWTTDAFYRETEDKIALRVSEGCVSVEMEAAAFFAVSRFRNVVLGQILFGGDDLSGVEWDSRQWTSRDEIKRGLVELSLKTCMEL